In a single window of the Longimicrobium sp. genome:
- a CDS encoding helix-turn-helix transcriptional regulator — MNEEFLLLGTGWGPAAALADLPARRAGARNELDQWGGSSTADLLCIAHTPADITQLVGAALEYRARKPRSRLHKVLVLHPLTAGQRTIYQDLFARVLAPGDGVQMLATNELLEALASDDRADRVIGVAVDGVSELVMLYRGNLDTVIVPFGWFGSPHASARPDFSDFEPVDHGIGVRFGEYEAAVDAVLYEFDPAYRRRVKRAEIGRDDDVGGSVRRLRNLRGLKQSDFPGISVKEIGRIERGEVKTPHRATLERIASIFGVSVEDLRTY, encoded by the coding sequence ATGAATGAGGAATTCCTGCTCTTGGGAACGGGATGGGGCCCCGCCGCGGCGTTGGCCGACCTCCCGGCGCGACGGGCGGGCGCTAGGAACGAACTCGATCAGTGGGGCGGCTCGTCGACGGCGGATCTGCTGTGCATCGCGCACACGCCGGCGGACATCACTCAGTTAGTGGGCGCCGCCCTGGAGTACAGGGCCAGGAAACCTCGATCCAGGCTTCACAAGGTGCTCGTGCTGCACCCGCTCACCGCGGGACAGCGCACCATCTACCAGGACCTGTTTGCGCGCGTGTTGGCGCCGGGAGACGGAGTTCAGATGCTTGCGACGAACGAACTGCTGGAGGCACTGGCCAGCGATGATCGGGCAGACCGCGTGATCGGGGTTGCCGTCGATGGGGTGAGCGAACTGGTCATGCTGTATCGCGGCAATCTGGATACGGTCATCGTACCGTTCGGGTGGTTCGGCTCCCCGCACGCGAGCGCGCGGCCGGACTTCTCGGATTTCGAGCCCGTCGATCACGGGATCGGCGTGCGGTTCGGCGAGTACGAGGCTGCGGTCGACGCCGTCCTCTACGAGTTCGATCCCGCGTACCGGCGCCGGGTGAAGCGCGCGGAGATCGGCCGGGATGACGATGTAGGCGGGTCGGTGCGCCGGCTCCGCAATCTGCGCGGGCTCAAGCAGTCGGACTTTCCCGGGATTTCGGTGAAGGAGATCGGCAGGATCGAGCGGGGCGAGGTCAAGACCCCGCATCGGGCAACCCTGGAGCGCATCGCCAGCATCTTCGGGGTTTCGGTCGAAGATCTGCGCACGTACTGA